A single genomic interval of Rosistilla ulvae harbors:
- a CDS encoding CpaF family protein: protein MNQATLSPSNSIERRERLQRVRGEIHDQLVARIDMSALRNIKPELMREQLRLGAQELCRFHSDLLTHAEQEEIVEDLLYEMLGLGPIEVLMNDPTISDILINGPSSVFVERRGMLEETQVRFQSLDHLVNIVQRVASRVGRRIDESSPMVDARLPDGSRLNAVIRPLALEGALVSIRKFATRPMTAADFVKRRVATPEMLGFLAACIAAKLNIVISGGTGSGKTTLLNMLSSHIPQGERIATIEDAAELQLQQSHVARMETRPANLEGRGEVTASDLLKNALRMRPDRIIIGECRGVEAFDMLQAMSTGHAGSMTTIHSNDTRDAINRLEMLVGMAAPELPMWFVHRQIASSINIVIQTHRMAGGTRKITQISEITGTQNDAINMHDLFTFQQTGVGENGQVEGHFEASGIMPKCLPRLRSAGVHIDADMFRQRRMEVDMDQMQEYRIQ, encoded by the coding sequence ATGAATCAAGCGACTCTTTCTCCAAGCAACAGCATCGAACGCCGCGAACGTCTGCAACGCGTGCGTGGTGAGATCCATGATCAATTGGTTGCTCGCATCGATATGTCGGCGCTACGCAACATCAAGCCGGAATTGATGCGAGAACAGTTGCGTCTGGGCGCTCAAGAACTGTGTCGCTTCCACTCGGATTTGTTGACCCATGCCGAGCAGGAGGAGATCGTCGAAGATCTGCTCTATGAGATGTTGGGTCTCGGTCCGATCGAGGTCTTGATGAACGATCCGACGATCTCCGACATTCTGATCAACGGCCCAAGTTCCGTCTTCGTCGAACGCCGTGGGATGTTGGAAGAGACCCAGGTGCGATTCCAAAGCTTGGATCACTTGGTCAATATCGTGCAACGCGTGGCCAGTCGCGTCGGTCGGCGAATCGATGAGTCGAGTCCGATGGTCGACGCTCGCTTGCCCGATGGCAGTCGACTAAATGCCGTCATCCGGCCGCTAGCGCTCGAAGGAGCATTGGTCTCGATTCGTAAGTTCGCGACACGGCCGATGACAGCTGCCGACTTCGTCAAACGACGCGTGGCGACGCCGGAGATGTTGGGCTTTCTAGCCGCTTGTATCGCCGCGAAGTTGAACATCGTGATTTCGGGCGGCACCGGCAGCGGAAAGACGACGCTGTTAAACATGTTGTCCAGCCATATCCCTCAGGGCGAGCGGATCGCCACGATCGAAGACGCCGCCGAATTGCAGTTGCAACAATCGCATGTCGCCCGGATGGAGACACGTCCAGCGAATCTGGAGGGCCGCGGCGAAGTCACCGCCAGCGACTTGCTGAAGAATGCTCTGCGGATGCGTCCCGATCGAATCATCATCGGCGAATGCCGCGGCGTGGAAGCGTTCGACATGTTGCAAGCGATGAGCACCGGGCACGCCGGCAGCATGACGACGATCCACTCCAACGACACTCGCGATGCAATCAACCGCTTGGAGATGCTGGTCGGTATGGCTGCGCCCGAACTGCCGATGTGGTTTGTCCACCGACAGATCGCATCGTCGATCAATATCGTGATCCAGACTCATCGAATGGCAGGCGGAACGCGGAAGATCACGCAGATATCCGAGATCACCGGAACACAGAACGACGCGATCAACATGCACGATCTGTTCACTTTTCAGCAGACGGGAGTGGGGGAGAACGGACAGGTTGAAGGTCACTTCGAGGCCAGTGGAATCATGCCGAAGTGCCTCCCGCGGCTCAGGTCGGCTGGCGTCCACATCGATGCCGATATGTTTCGACAACGCCGCATGGAAGTCGATATGGATCAGATGCAAGAGTATCGAATTCAGTAG